In the genome of Phacochoerus africanus isolate WHEZ1 chromosome 10, ROS_Pafr_v1, whole genome shotgun sequence, one region contains:
- the FAM200B gene encoding protein FAM200B isoform X4 — MAHTAAEKIILPACLDMVRTIFDDKSADKLKSIPSDSTISLRICTIAEHLETMLITRLQSGIDFAIQLDESPDIGSGTTLLVYVRYAWQGDFVEDFLCCLNLTSHRSGLDIFTELEKCIVGQYKLNWKHCKGITSDGTANITGKHSRIIKKLLEVTNNSAAWNHCFIHREALACREMPQNLMRVLKNAVKVVNFIKGSSLNSRLLETFCSEIGANYTHLLYHTKVRWLSQGKILSRVYELRREIHVFLTEKKSHLATVFEDDIWVTKLAYLTDIFGILNELSLKLQGKNSDIFQHVEHIQGFHKTLLLWQARLKSSRPSYYMFPRFLQHIEENIINENILEEIKLEVLLHLTSLSQTFNHFFPEEKFETLKENCWVKDPFAFRNPESIIELNLVPEEENELLQLSSSYALKNDYETLSLSAFWIKIKEDFPLLSRKSVLLLLPFTTTSLCELGFSVLTQLKTKERNGPNGAAGLRVAVSSCVPDWNELVNRQAHPSVSSVRCHLGAEVMSISHDT; from the coding sequence ATGGCTCATACGGCTGCTGAAAAAATTATTCTCCCAGCCTGTTTGGATATGGTGCGTACAATTTTTGATGATAAATCAGCTGATAAATTAAAATCAATTCCTAGTGATAGCACAATATCACTGCGAATTTGTACAATCGCAGAACATTTAGAAACAATGCTTATTACTCGGTTACAGTCTGGAATAGATTTTGCAATCCAGCTTGATGAAAGCCCTGATATTGGAAGCGGTACGACACTTTTAGTCTATGTCAGATATGCATGGCAGGGtgattttgtggaggattttttgtgttgtttaaatTTAACTTCACACCGAAGCGGGTTAGATATTTTTACCGAATTAGAAAAGTGCATTGTTGGTCAGTATAAATTAAACTGGAAACACTGCAAAGGAATTACAAGTGATGGAACAGCAAACATAACTGGAAAACATAgcagaataattaaaaaattgttagaaGTTACCAATAATAGTGCTGCGTGGAATCATTGTTTTATACATCGTGAAGCTTTAGCGTGCAGAGAAATGCCACAGAATCTCATGAGAGTATTGAAAAATGCAGTGAAagttgttaattttattaaaggaAGCTCACTAAATAGCCGACTCCTTGAAACATTTTGTTCAGAGATTGGAGCTAATTATACCCATTTACTGTATCACACCAAAGTGCGTTGGTTGTCGCAAGGGAAAATCCTAAGCAGGGTTTACGAACTCAGGCGTGAGATCCACGTTTTTCTCacggaaaaaaaatctcatctggCAACTGTTTTTGAAGATGATATTTGGGTAACGAAATTGGCATATTTAACTGATATTTTTGGCATTCTTAATGAACTAAGTTTAAAACTACAGGGGAAGAACAGTGATATATTCCAACACGTCGAACATATCCAAGGCTTCCACAAGACGTTATTGTTGTGGCAAGCAAGGCTTAAAAGCAGTCGTCCGAGCTACTACATGTTTCCAAGATTTTTGCAACACATCGAAGAGAATattattaatgaaaacattttagaagaaataaaactagagGTATTATTGCATCTCACGTCTCTCTCTCAAACTTTTAACCATTTCTTCCCAGAAGAGAAAtttgaaactttaaaagaaaactgttgGGTAAAAGATCCATTTGCTTTTCGAAACCCCGAATCAATAATCGAGTTAAACTTGGTGCCTGAAGAAGAGAATGAATTACTGCAGCTCAGTTCTTCATATGCCTTGAAGAATGATTATGAAACCTTAAGTTTATCAGCATTCTGGATTAAGATAAAGGAAGACTTTCCTTTGCTAAGTAGAAAGAGTGTCCTGCTCTTACTACCATTCACGACAACGAGTTTGTGTGAACTGGGGTTTTCAGTCCTAACCCAGTTAAAAACGAAGGAAAGGAACGGACCGAATGGTGCAGCAGGTCTGCGGGTAGCGGTTTCCTCCTGTGTCCCAGACTGGAATGAACTCGTGAACAGGCAAGCACACCCATCAGTTAG